TGGAAATGGTTAGTAATTACCACTACCATTAAGTTTGATATTACATTTTTGTATTCTTTTATTTGCTTTTATGTAGGAATTGACGGTCGAATTTGGTActtaatgaccgtcaacaacacCCCCACTGTTATCCTTTATTCTTCCCTGAGTAAAGATCATGGATGACAACAGAACAATGAATTCCTGCATAATAATTATTCCAAGCCAAACCTTTACTTGTGAATCTTGAAGTATCTACCATGTCATCTTGGGTGATTGAAGAATGGAACGGCCTTGATTCAAGTTGCCTCCACTCCTTCTAATGAGTACCTTGGGTGAATGAAAGCATCATATTTTCAGCGCTGCAGCGACATATTATTCTGTAATTGATCTCGATTATGTTGTCTGATCAAGAGATATTCATTACTTAAATCTTCCAGTTCCTTAAGACACACATTTACGTCATTAATATCCTCTATCTTTATTGTTACAGATTGGCGATGGCGATGCCCCAACAGTTAACCCTGAGTAAAGATCATGGATGACAACAGAACAATGAATTCCTGCATAATAATTATTCCAAGCCAAACCTTTACTTGTGAATCTTGAAGTATCTACCATGTCATCTTGGGTGACTGAAGAATGGAATGGCCTTGATTCAAGTTGCCTCCACTCCTTCTAATGAGTACCTTGGGTGAATGAAAGCATCATATTTTCAGCGTTGCAGCGACATATTATTCTGTAATTGATCCCGATTATGTTGTCTGATCAAGAGATATTTATTACTTAAATCTTCCAGTTCCTTAAGATACACATTTACGTCATTAATATCATCTATCTTTATTGTTACAGATTGGCGATGTCGACGCCCCGACAGTTAGCCAAAGCGTCCTTCCTATTGATCAATAGGCTCCAAGATCGGCTAATCAAAATCTCGGTGTTGGAGCCCCTCCAACATCATCTTTGTTGCATGGAACCATCCGAGAGCCGATCCAGGAGCCAAGGAGCGAAAGAAAGAAAGCTTATGTTCATCCAagccacaagaaaaaaataaccgTCGGCTGAACTCTATCTTGAGATAAATGTGCGAGTGTTGATACTGCGGCTGATGACATAGAAGAAGATGGAGCCGATGCCTCCGACCCACACGCAACCACCGATGATAACCTCAATACTGAAATCGATGCCGATGGTGATCATCTAAGCAAAACTAACGCCAACCCCAATCAAGCCAAAAGATAGTACCCCTCATGCATCGGTAACTTTTCCAAACCTTGTCTCATCTATAACTTTTCTTACTAACATTTGTATCTTAATCCCAGCCACCAGCATCTCCTCATCGATTGGCTGCCTCTTCTCGCCAAGTCTCCAGCGAGCATACTCTTGATTATCCTCCTCGCTCCCTTGCTGCCGGTAACCACCAAGATGAGCAACCTGAACCTGAAATTGCACTGATCCTTCCGGTAAATCTCTTTATGCCGATTACTTCATATTATTTAACTTTTTGCTCTAACTTCAAATTTCAAGATATAGAATATGGCCGATCTATTCTCCTTCGACGTTGGCAAGTACTtggatgatgaggaagaagaaatcaTTAGCAAGGCAACTTCTCCTCCTACTGATGCGCTCAAGAACCAACATATGGAAATCGTTGATTGGCTAAATGCCTCAGTTGATGCCTTGGTGAAGAACGTCGGTCCCATCAGAAGTAGAGTCGATGATATTCAATACCAGTTGCCCGATGAACTCTTCAATGTTCTAACACCTGCAGCTTACTTGGAATCTCATTGGCTTCGAGTTTTGCGGACTCGCCAACGCATGGCCGATCACATCAAGTTGTTGTCCTCGGAGACAATCCTACAAGCGGATCGGCAAACAGCCTAAGCGGATAAAATCAAGCTCGACCCTATCAAAAAATCAATTTCGAAACCAATTCTCCCACTCAAAAAGATTTAGGTaccactttcttgttataatgccTCAAAACTCTCTCCTTATCACTTTTAATTTTCTCAAGCACACATTGACAATCCCGAGCCAAATCCTCCAACTCATCAATCATCAAATTGTGGTATTCATCAGCTGTAAACTGATCTTGCAAAGAAATTCTCCTTTAGCCAATATTAGTTTCCCACGGCAAAATAGCTTCATAACCATAAACTAACTGATAAAGTGGTACTTGAGTAAATCCATGGCATGCCATCCGATAGGCCCATAATTAATCGGCTAACGTAGTGTGCCATTTCCTTGGTTACTCATTAATCTTCCGCgtaatcaacttgatcaaacttttgttAGATGCTTCAGCGAACCCATTGGCTCGTGcataataaggaaaaaaaattcaataactTAATCCCCATGCTGTCAGcaaatctaaaaaattcattagttacaaaaatagacccttgATTTGTTGTTATTGTATGAGGAATTCTAAACCGATAAATTATATGTTCCTTAACAAACTCAATCAATCTCATCCTTGGCATAAAAATTTTTCAATGGAATCGCTTCAACCCACTTTGTGAAATAATCTGTTGCTACCAATACATACTTATACCCTTTGCTTGACGGCGGATTAATCTAGCTGGTCATATCAATACCCGAACCTTTAAACAACCATGGCTGCACAATTGGGTTCATAGCTGATACGTGGTGTCGTCTGTATAGTCCCaaatttttgataattttggtATCCCTTGTAATATCTAATGCGATCTTCTAGCATCGTCGGTCAAAAATACACAACTCTTCGTAACAACCATTTCATCTTAACATGAGCCGATTGATGTGTCCCATAAATCTCATCATGTACCTCACATATAACCACTTTGGTCTCCTCAAAGTTTAAATATTTGAGTGAAACACCATCGATCATCCGATAATATAAATCGTCGTTGAGTAATACATATTAGAGAGCCTTATACCATAATTTCCTTGATACCGATTGTGATAGGTTCTTCAGATATGCAACAATCTCGTTCCTCCAATCATCGGCGTCAACATTTGCAATCTCAATTAGGCAAACCTGAAAACATGATTGAATTTCTAAAATTAGGCTAACTTGAAAACACGAAAAAACAAGTTAATTTCATGAAACCCCGCATATTATTGTCCAATTTATCTAAAACCACATGGATTTTGGCATGTGGCATATAACAAGTCCTCtcacaaaaatatattattgatcattttaactttggtgTACCACACTTTTAAGTTCTACAACCACATCTCAAATTTGTGAGGattttttccatcatataaatattacaacCGCTTCATTTCAATTTTAATATAGGAGTATGTCAAAATTGTTAACGGTGTGGTTTTGTAAAACTTTACAACCATAATATCCGGGATTTACGTGTCAATATCTTTACGGTTTTATGTAATTTAGACCATAATAAGTATGGATTTTATGAAATTcactcaaaaaagaaaagggacgTGACACTGGACGAATAGATCTCCTGGTCTCGATATCTAACTGACCAACAGTAGTTCAACCAATATTATTTTGGCATGCAGAACAGAGTAGATTTACGAGAGATCATCTTGACACATACTTGTTCAAGAGAAACATGAGCCAATCTAAGAGCCAGCTGCATTGCATTCACCTCAAATATAATGCATCTTCGCGTAAGCTTCCCCAACTTGACAGTTTTATGCATGTCCAGAACCATACCTTAAGATGGTCGCATTAAAGCCTCGCCAATGAGGTAAGGATTGCAACGTTTACATAAATGAAATTCTTcattgtaaagagctaacttTATTTGTGCACTAAGCGTTTAGCTATTCAAGTTTACAAGAGACCATCTTGACAATTCTGACACATACTTGTTCAAGAGAAACATGAACCAATCCAAGAGACAGCTATTGCATTCACTTGATAGTTTTACGCATTCTCACAAACATATTTATACTAGAAATTAGATATAGTATAAGCTTTATGAAACATGTAAAGCTCCCCAACAAGATAGTTTTATGCATTCTCACAATCATACTGAAAGATTGGTACACAAATAGGCTATAGCCTCGCCAACGAGGCAAGAATGGCGATGTTACATAAATAAGAATCTTCATTCATAAGAGCTAACATTAATTGGCACAAAAACAGCTGGCAACATTAGTTTTGGCAAAAAGATAGCTGGCATGACTATAGAAACTGAATCTTGCGAGAATCCTGGCAACAGAAAATGCATAGCAAAACGAACGACACGATGAAATTTCATTCGGCTAGTGATGACCTCACCGAAGTAAAATAAAGCAGGTCTTCATAGGATATTATATACAATGGACACTTGTTAAAAACATGAGCATCATCTTAAACTCAGGCTAAGACAAAGCTATCCATGAATTGATAGCATAGTCGGAGCACTACACTACAAATAGTGGCGTCTAATTCAACAACTTTTTAATAATGGCGACAACATGATACTATTTTAGGGTAAATAATATCATACTCATCAGTCATGGAACACAAGTCACTATCATACTCATCGCTCATCAAAGATAGATCATCACTATCATATTCATCACTGTAAAGGCGATCCTCTTCCACCCGACCATTAACCCTGTCCGTTGTGAGGCTGCTATGCTCAATGATGCTCATGTTGGTGTAATATGGCTGCATCGATTCAGGATCGAAATCGTCATTGCAGGGGTCTTCTCCACAAACCATCTTCTCAAATTCCAACTTCCGCCCATGGAAGTCTACCCCAATAGGATGCACGATCTTAATCCCCATGTCATCACAGTAAAGACACCGTACTCGTTCTGTCAACAAGAAATTAAGGTAATTAATACACACAAATTGCTGCAGCAAAAATTGTAaatggtaagaaaaaaaatataaaatgctTCATCATTCATAGTCTCATAGAGCCTTATTGTGCCTAAGTCTGGGCATAGCTAAGTAAGCCACGCATACAGAACAGGTTCATGGAAGGGGCCAGCTGCTTTTATAGTGCGTGTTTTTCTTGAAGCAAATGTTATGCAGGTTAATTAGGAGGTCATCCAGCTATATGTTGACCGCTTTGCTAAAGAGCAATGTCACTTGATCTGAATGTTTGGATTACCAACCTAAACGTTGATTTGAGTAAATGCCAAATCGAACAGCCAGTTAAATTTGTTAACATCTAGATAACCAAAGTACACGTAATGACCATGCCTTTCAGGTGTTAACTTAAATGATGAGATATTAAAACAATTGAGACAGGTAGCTAGGTTCATACCAGCGCATGGTAACGGCACTGACACAAGGCAGCAGAAGGATTGTGTTCCAGCTTCGGCTTTGTTATCATTGCTAACCTCCGCAAAGAAAAGCACCGGATTGCTGTAGGTAGAAAATGGAGTGCCTTTGGGAGTCGCTAGGAAATTGACATGAGACCTAAAGCACTTAGCATCAGTGCCAACTGGGCCCGACACGCAATTGTTCACACCACAGATGGTATGCAGCTCATACATGGGTTCCTGTAAGTGGACAGAGGCAGCAATAAGTTGATTGGCGAGCAAATTTTGGATAGCACACACACAGTATGTGATAAAAAATACTCCCTATGTTTCtaatgtttaacaccgttgattttttaagtacatgtttgactgctcgtcttattaaaaaaatttatgagatatgtaaaattatatgtatacatgaaagtgtatttaacaataaatcaaatgataggaaaagaattaataattacttaatttttttaataagatgaatggtcaaacaaatttaaaaaagacaataacatcaaatatttaaaaacggagggagtacttgtgaAAGCAACGAGCAAGCGAAATAAACCAACCCCATTTGGCATCGCAGCATACGTGCTCAATGCAGCATTGACCTTTTTGGACATTCGTGTATGCGCAAACAAGTACTCTGGACGTGGGAATGGGCGAAGTGGCTGTTTGCTGCAGGTGGCCTCAGGACACAACAACCTGACAAGCAACTGAACATCTTCAGAGGAGAGTTGACCACCGCCGTGCAGGAGGGATGAGGCATCCTCTAGCATCTGACCAGACGAACAGAGAAGCAAAACCTTTGCTTGAGCATCAGGGTCGGGGTGACAGGCAGCAGTAGCGGCAGCCATGAATGCTTCCTCCAAACCGGTGAGCGGGGGGGAATCAACAGTGGTGGTGAACCCAGCTGCTTCATCATCAAGGTAGAGATCAGCAAGGAGTAGGTAACCATCTGCATTGACAAGGTATTTGATAGCTTGATTGAAATCGATATGATGGTAACGTGTGCAGAGGAAGGAGACGATGCCATACAAGGAGCGATTCTCTATCCGGTGCAGGCCCATTGTGCCGATCACATCCAGCTCCAGTTCAAAGGTGGGTGGGAACGCTGCATCATACCAGATGgtgttgatgatgatgttggAGACAGGGTCGAACGGGCCATAGCAGTGGCCAGCCTCGAGCAGGCTGCGGTGGAAGCGGCGGCGAAGCTCTCCGGCCGGCAGCCGGGgcagttttttcttttatcctaAAGATATGCAGAACGAGTGTATTATGAAATGTTCGTTGTCTTTCTTTGCATACATCGCTACTTAATCGTTTAGTGGTTATCGATGAAATTACTTCACCATAGAGAAAATATTatggaagtatatatatattgttggttGCTTTTGTTTATGTCCCATTGGAAAAGTTGATCTTCTAAATTCATATGTTTAGCCTAAAGTACATAACTTGTGTTCCTCCCTAGTTCTTGCAATGCCACCTAATCAAGCCTCACCTCATTTGTAGTTATAACATGTTCAGCTGaaagcaaactaaaaaaaaaaggtttactATTAGtaacacatatatttttttaccttaGCTCTTTCTTTATTGTTCAAAGAGCAATTCAAATGCTTTGATTGCTTATCAGATAAGAGGTAAAAATATTCTTCattcgtttatttttttaatgccaAATTTCAAGCTACAGCCTTTTTCAACCTTTTGAACTTGAAAGAAATGCCTATTTCAAGCACTGGTATAGAGCTAGCAAGATAAGGGAAAGACAAAGCAAGAAGGTTATCCAGTAGGATGATTCTCGATGCAAGAGATTGCACTATTTAGGTACTTCACTAGCAGGAACTATTCTTTTGCAAAGAGCTTATTGAACTCCAAAcattatcttatttttatattgttataATAACCCGCTAATTAGATAGGGGCCTAGCCAACCCTTCGATGACTTATCGGTTGCCTTGCTTGAGGAAGAGTGTCGGGTATCTTATGGACCTAACATAGGTCACATCCCTCACGACATAAGATTGAAAGATCCAAACCTTCCTCTTCGGAGCGGAAACGGACGTGGccaaaacatataaaaaaagatCGGCCTAGTCGCTCATAGGGACATATCTATCCGGATAGAGGACGCTAGCTATATGCTTAACACATGCAAGTCGAACGTTGTTTTTGGGGAGCTGGGCAGAAGGAAAAGAGGCTCCTAGCTAAAGTAGTCTCGCCCTGCTTCAAAACTACAGGGCGCGCGCTACGGCTTTGACCTAACGGCCTCCGTTTGCTGGAATCGGAATAGTTGAGAACAAAGTGGCGAACGGGTGCGTAACGCGTGGGAATCTGCCGAACAGTTCGGGCCAAATCCTGAAGAAAGCTCAAAAGCGCTGTTTGATGAGCCTGCGTAGTATTAGGTAGTTGGTCGGGTAAAGGCTGACCAAGCCAATGATGCGCAAGGGCCTTGAGGTAGAAGCCATGGATCGCGTCCTGGAGCGTCGCCTTGAGGGCAGGGGATTGCCAGTACGGCACGCTGCGGGGAGGAGGCAAACGAGAATCCACGAGTCGCCACGGCCCCCACCGATCGTCGTctaccgccggcggcgacccctCGTCGAGCAGCTCGGCGAGCTTATCGAGGCTGGATTGAGGGGAGCGGCGGTGCACGTCGGCGAGGTGGCGCACGGCGTCGTCGAGGCGGGTGATGGTGGCCAACCAGTCGGCGACTAGGCGATCGGGGTTTGGGTGcttggcggcgagggcggcgcacTTGAGGGCCATCTCGAGGGCCTCGTTGACGATGTCTGGCCCGGAGGACCCGAATCGCCTCATGCCGATGTCGAACGCGACGATGCGGGCGGCGACGAGCAGGTCGGCTTCGGCGTAGAGAAGGAAGCGCacggcctcggcgtcggcgaggtagGGGAAGAAGCGGGTGAGGAAGGTCACCATGCCGTCCAGCGACCGGTGCTCCAGGTCCCTGAGCTTTTCTTCGGGGATGTAGACGAGCTCGTCACACTCGCTCCGGGTCTCGCCCACCGCGCGCCCGTAGGAGAAGAGGGTGTTGGCGACGATGTTGGAGACAGGGTCGAGGAGACCCAAGCaaaagccaccgccgccgacgaggaagcTCGCAGCCATGCGGGGCCTCACCCTGAGGCTGAGCCGCTCCAGCGCCTTGCAGTAGGAGAGATGGATTTTGTGCAGCAGACGCGATCTATACTCCGAAACCTCCTGGGCCAGCGGGTAATCGCGCTTGAAACTCGGCTGGTAGATCCGCTGTCCCGATGGGCAGTTGGGCACcagcgccatcgccggcgaccatCCGGAGAGGGCCAGAGGGAGCGAGGGAGGTTGTGATTCGATTGGGCGTGAATTGAACGGAGCGGCGTCCGGTGGTCGGTGGAGTGGAAGGGGATAGAACAGAACAACGAACCAAGGGGAAATCTTCCTCGTTTCTCTCACgctaccctttttttttcttttttacttatttttctttctttcttttttcttttacgaGGAAATCTTCCGGACGGGCTGTCTTCTCCGATCAGAACTCGGCATTGCATCGGGCCTATCTTCATCCGAACTAGGGCGCAACTGGTCCATCCAAGGAAAAAGCTCACTTCTGTTCCCTAGTCTTTGACGTCAAAGTTTAATACTAGATATAACGTAGTATTCCTCACCGCTGTGTTCGCATGTCCTCAAACTCATTCCCTCCGCACGAAAAACGAagtggtccattagcacgtgattaattaagtattagctattttttttaaaaaaatggattaatttgaacttttgaagcaactttcgtatagaaattttttgcaaaaaacataccatttagcagtttaaaaagtgtgcgcgCAGAAAATAAGAGAGAGGGTGTTAATGACtaaatttgtgtgttttttcaTCAACAGAGGGGTTGAGAACAAGGGGTgtcgaacacagccttaaaacCAACACAAACAAGATATCAAGGCGATTTGAGCGGTGCTTTCTAATGATATGTAGTTTGGGTTCTTATACCACGTGGTGTTCATGTGGCACTAGAAACAAAATCTATAACTGATGTACATCATGAGGGCCTTCGGCTAACTTGTCGAAACCACCTGGGCCATCAAAACATCGGCTAAGCCCTTTGGGAGAAGCCCCTAGGCTAGACCCAAGCTGAGTTGGCCTAATTACAAACGAACTTTATTTAACTAATTACTGCTATCTTATTTAACAAAAACAATATCTTTTATGTTTTGGGGGGAGGTGGGGTGTTACAGCACGGGAGCGGTTGTGGCAGTTGGGAGGTAGGGGAAGGGCCCGACAGGTAGGCCCCTCCTGTCAACgacccagagagagagagggcgcggcggctgctgggCCGTGGCCACGGGCTGGCCAGCGAAGAGAGAGTGCGCACAGGGAGGAAgtgggccgaaaatggcccatGATcgaaaggagagaagaaaagagattaacattaaattaaattccaataatcgattttgaattattaaaattatttcagtttctctgaaaattccactaaaaatcctgtgaATGGATTTAAACATGGGGAACTCAAGCAAAATTCCACCATGCCATTTCCACTTATTAactgcatttattaattagggaagAAAGAGCAATGGCGCATGGAGGATGAGGTCGTAACAGAATGTAACACCCCACTCCCATTGGCTGACATACCCTATGATGAGAAGGTCACTCCTTTGGATATGCACGAGGGAAGACCGGGAAGCACTTGGAGAGATGTTCGAACATGGAGGCCCGATCATATCAAGTTCGAGCTCACTTCAAAATCTAGGAGCAGCCCACATCAAAATTGTCACCCATACAACATTTGTATTCGGTTTTCGATGTGTTAATATATATGGAAAGCTAACGAGATCATATTTCCAATTAGTCTGGTTTCACATTGAAATTCATTTCCTGTTAGTGGGAGTCATCGTAACAAGTTAGTGTCCAGAACAGGTATCGCATCACCATCTTTTGACCTGTTGGGTCGTGTATCATTTTGGAGTCCATCAGGGGTCCTTGGTCGACCATAGAACCTATTTATTTAGTAGTCGTCATCTAGTTAGGGTTGAGTATTACTTAGATTATTTTGTCATtgcagtttcgccgctagtTTAGTTTGTGAAACCTAATTTGGTAGCTTATATTCGCTCAATCGTGTTTCGGCTTGGTTGATAACCAACGGAGAAGTGAGATAGTGATTGTAAGTGTTCGATCATCCTGATCGGAGTCTTTAGATCGTCAACATCAAGTCTCCAT
The sequence above is drawn from the Oryza glaberrima chromosome 10, OglaRS2, whole genome shotgun sequence genome and encodes:
- the LOC127785646 gene encoding uncharacterized protein LOC127785646; the protein is MALVPNCPSGQRIYQPSFKRDYPLAQEVSEYRSRLLHKIHLSYCKALERLSLRVRPRMAASFLVGGGGFCLGLLDPVSNIVANTLFSYGRAVGETRSECDELVYIPEEKLRDLEHRSLDGMVTFLTRFFPYLADAEAVRFLLYAEADLLVAARIVAFDIGMRRFGSSGPDIVNEALEMALKCAALAAKHPNPDRLVADWLATITRLDDAVRHLADVHRRSPQSSLDKLAELLDEGSPPAVDDDRWGPWRLVDSRLPPPRSVPYWQSPALKATLQDAIHGFYLKALARLPAGELRRRFHRSLLEAGHCYGPFDPVSNIIINTIWYDAAFPPTFELELDVIGTMGLHRIENRSLYGIVSFLCTRYHHIDFNQAIKYLVNADGYLLLADLYLDDEAAGFTTTVDSPPLTGLEEAFMAAATAACHPDPDAQAKVLLLCSSGQMLEDASSLLHGGGQLSSEDVQLLVRLLCPEATCSKQPLRPFPRPEYLFAHTRMSKKVNAALSTYAAMPNGEPMYELHTICGVNNCVSGPVGTDAKCFRSHVNFLATPKGTPFSTYSNPVLFFAEVSNDNKAEAGTQSFCCLVSVPLPCAERVRCLYCDDMGIKIVHPIGVDFHGRKLEFEKMVCGEDPCNDDFDPESMQPYYTNMSIIEHSSLTTDRVNGRVEEDRLYSDEYDSDDLSLMSDEYDSDLCSMTDEYDIIYPKIVSCCRHY